The sequence CCTGGCCATCGGCCGGGACGGCACCGTCTGGGTCGCCGACATCGGCGACAACGACCGCTCCCGGCCGACGGTGGGCGTGTGGCGGCTCGCGCCGGGGGCGAAGCGGCCGGTGCTGCACCGGATGAGCTACCCGGACCGTCCGCACGACGCCGAGGCGCTGCTGCTCGACGGGTCCGGTCGACCACTGATCGTCACCAAGGGCGGCAGCGGCACCGTCTTCCTGTACGCGCCGGCCACCGCGTTGCGGCCGGACGCGACGACGCCGCTGACCGCGCTCGGCCAGGTGACAGTGCCGTCGACCACGACCAGCAACCCGTTCTCGTTCCTGGGGCGCGGGGTGATCACCGGTGCGGCGAGCGCGCCCGAGGGACGGCGGGTGGTGCTGCGCAGCTACGCCGACGCCTTCGAGTACGACGTACCCGACGGCGACGTGGTCCGCGCGTTGACCACCGGCACCCCGCGGATCACCCCGCTGCCGGACGAGCCCCAGGGCGAGTCGATCACCTACAGTCGGGACGGCCGGTCGTTGCTCACGGTCTCCGAGTCCGCCGGTCAACCAGCCGGCACCCGCTCGACGATCCTGCGCTACCCGGCGACCGCCAGCGCTGCCACTGCCGCGCCCTCCACAGAGTCCGTCGACCCGGTGGCGCCCACTGCGGTCCGTCCGGCCGCCGGGGAGGTCGGCGGAGGGGGTGGGCGGACCTGGCCGCTGGCCCTCGGCGCGGGGACACTGCTGATCCTGCTCGGGTTGGCCGCCGCGCTCTGGTGGAGGCACACCGCGCGCCAGTGAGTGGGCCGGGCCTGCGGCAGGATGGGGGGATGTCCGTCCTGTCCACGTTGCGCCACCCGATCGTCGCCGCCCCGATGGCTGGTGGCCCGTCCACGCCCGCGCTGGTGGCCGCCGTCTCCGCAGCGGGTGGGCTGGGCTTCCTCGCCGCCGGGATGATCGACACCGGTCGGCTGGTCGCCGACGTCGCCGAGGCCCGCGCGCGTACCGATCGGCCGTTCGGCGTCAACGTCTTCCTGCCCGACCCCGGCGGCGTCGACGAGGCCGCCATTCGGGCGTACGCCGAACGGCTCGCCCCGCAGGCAGCGCAGCGCGGGGTGAGCCTGGGCGATCCGGTGGGCGGCGACGACGCGTACCCGGAGAAGCTGGCCGCGCTGCTCGCGGACCCGGTCCCGGTCGTGTCCTTCGTGTTCGGGCTGCCCGACCGGGCGGCGGTGACCGCCCTGCGCGAGCGGGGCACCGAGGTGTGGGCCACCGTGACCCGTCCGGACGCCGCGGCCACCGCCGCCGACCTGGGGGTGGACGCGGTGGTGGTACAGGGCACCGAGGCCGGTGGGCATCGCGGCGGCCTACCGGACGACGACGACTACGGGTTGCTGCCGCTGCTCCGGCTGACCGCCGCCCGCTGTGACCGGCCGTTGGTGGCCGCG comes from Micromonospora vinacea and encodes:
- a CDS encoding NAD(P)H-dependent flavin oxidoreductase produces the protein MSVLSTLRHPIVAAPMAGGPSTPALVAAVSAAGGLGFLAAGMIDTGRLVADVAEARARTDRPFGVNVFLPDPGGVDEAAIRAYAERLAPQAAQRGVSLGDPVGGDDAYPEKLAALLADPVPVVSFVFGLPDRAAVTALRERGTEVWATVTRPDAAATAADLGVDAVVVQGTEAGGHRGGLPDDDDYGLLPLLRLTAARCDRPLVAAGGLVDGPSVAAVLAAGAAAAQLGTAFLRCPEAGSSPMHRAAVASATPTALTRSYTGKRARGVANDFLRQHDAVAPRGYPQVLHLTRPLLAAARSDGDASVANLWAGQAHPLVRDLPAAQVVAEVSVGAQAALATVVERSRRWG